From the genome of Candidatus Methylacidiphilales bacterium, one region includes:
- a CDS encoding zeta toxin family protein — translation MSTPTPRLRMFAGPNGSGKSTLKSYLTPNLLGVYLNPDEMEMEIRRQGFMDFSAYGIHATEEEIRNFFTGSAFLKELGFASEAAQLGFAIGRVNFGMVKVNSYFASVGADFLRQKLLEQKISFTFETVMSHFGKVDLLVQAQAAGYRTYLYFVATDDPAINISRVQNRVKLHGHDVPKDKIETRYYRSLDLLMDAIRHTNRAYIFDNSGDSADGRQTWLAEITEGKQLELKTEQIPAWFKRAVLEKLG, via the coding sequence GTGAGCACGCCGACCCCACGGCTGCGCATGTTCGCCGGGCCGAATGGTTCGGGAAAAAGCACGTTGAAGTCCTATCTGACGCCCAACCTACTCGGGGTTTATTTAAACCCGGACGAGATGGAGATGGAAATCCGCCGTCAGGGCTTTATGGATTTCTCGGCTTACGGCATCCATGCCACTGAAGAGGAAATACGGAACTTTTTCACAGGATCGGCCTTCTTGAAGGAGCTGGGTTTTGCCAGCGAAGCAGCGCAGCTTGGTTTCGCAATCGGGCGGGTGAATTTTGGGATGGTAAAAGTGAATTCCTACTTTGCCTCGGTCGGAGCAGATTTTCTGCGGCAGAAACTGTTGGAGCAGAAGATATCGTTCACTTTCGAGACGGTGATGTCGCACTTCGGCAAGGTGGATCTGCTGGTACAGGCGCAGGCGGCGGGTTATCGGACATATCTATATTTTGTGGCCACAGATGATCCTGCCATCAATATTTCACGGGTACAAAATCGCGTGAAATTGCATGGGCATGATGTGCCGAAGGATAAAATTGAAACGCGTTATTATCGCTCGCTGGATCTGCTGATGGATGCGATCCGGCACACGAACCGGGCCTATATCTTTGACAATTCCGGTGATAGCGCGGATGGCAGGCAGACTTGGCTGGCGGAAATCACAGAAGGCAAGCAGTTGGAATTGAAGACAGAACAGATCCCCGCCTGGTTCAAGCGGGCGGTTCTGGAAAAGCTTGGCTGA
- a CDS encoding PIN domain-containing protein, producing the protein MNGIADTGFLVAFANRRDDYFPWAHALAENVHEPLLTCEAVLAETAFHLRNSALVLRLLETGLVRLAFDLESHRPELAELARRYADRQPDLADLCLIRISELNPKLPVITVDGDFKLYRRNRRESIPVVMPPDLECA; encoded by the coding sequence GTGAACGGGATTGCCGACACGGGCTTTCTGGTCGCCTTCGCCAACCGCAGGGACGATTATTTTCCGTGGGCCCACGCGCTGGCGGAGAATGTCCATGAACCGCTCCTCACCTGTGAGGCGGTGCTGGCCGAGACGGCATTTCATCTCAGGAACAGCGCGCTGGTGCTGCGGTTGCTGGAAACCGGGCTCGTGCGGCTGGCCTTCGACCTGGAGAGCCACCGTCCGGAACTCGCGGAACTGGCCCGGCGGTATGCCGACCGCCAGCCCGACCTGGCCGACCTCTGCCTCATCCGCATCAGTGAACTGAATCCGAAGCTGCCGGTGATCACGGTGGATGGCGACTTCAAGCTCTACCGGCGCAACCGCCGTGAGAGCATCCCCGTCGTCATGCCCCCGGATCTGGAGTGTGCTTGA
- the hemL gene encoding glutamate-1-semialdehyde 2,1-aminomutase, giving the protein MNFEKSEKLFNRSKELMPGGVNSPVRAFRAVGGTPFFAKSASGAYLHDVDGNVYVDYVCTWGPAILGHAPACVREAIHQAADRGSSFGVPGELELRMAEVLTSWVPGLEQVRMCNSGTEATMSCIRLARGYTGRDKIIKFEGCYHGHVDSLLVKAGSGVLTFGRADSAGIPESLAAETLCLPFNDLPALESVLAQMGNKVAALILEPVPANAGLILPQPGFLQALRRLADQYGFVLIFDEVMTGFRLGKSGAQGIYGVRPDLSAFGKVIGGGLPVGAFGGKREIMKCLAPDGPVYQAGTLSGNPLAMAAGLAQLEELERVDGYRKLEETGAMLEEGVRNLLKRAGIESRFYRIGSMFCLFFTGREVRNLEDAKTSDLEKFKRYFHAMLEGGVYMPPSQFETCFISLAHGEKEIEKTLEVMKKGLV; this is encoded by the coding sequence ATGAATTTTGAAAAATCGGAAAAGCTGTTCAACAGATCGAAAGAACTAATGCCCGGCGGTGTAAACTCGCCGGTGCGGGCCTTTCGCGCCGTTGGCGGGACGCCCTTTTTTGCAAAAAGCGCTTCGGGCGCGTATCTGCATGACGTGGACGGGAATGTGTATGTCGATTACGTATGCACCTGGGGGCCGGCCATCCTGGGTCATGCGCCCGCTTGTGTGCGCGAGGCCATCCATCAAGCCGCGGATCGCGGCAGCAGTTTCGGTGTTCCGGGCGAGTTGGAACTCCGCATGGCTGAGGTGCTGACTTCATGGGTCCCCGGCCTGGAGCAGGTGCGCATGTGCAACAGCGGCACGGAGGCGACAATGTCGTGCATCCGGCTGGCGCGGGGCTACACCGGTCGCGACAAGATCATCAAATTCGAGGGGTGCTACCACGGCCATGTCGATTCGTTGCTGGTCAAGGCGGGTTCGGGCGTGCTCACGTTTGGCCGGGCCGACAGCGCCGGGATACCGGAGTCGCTGGCCGCCGAAACGCTTTGCCTGCCGTTCAACGATCTTCCCGCTCTGGAATCCGTGTTGGCGCAAATGGGAAACAAGGTGGCGGCGCTGATTTTGGAGCCGGTGCCCGCCAACGCGGGGCTCATCCTGCCGCAGCCGGGATTTCTCCAGGCGCTGCGCCGTCTGGCGGATCAATACGGGTTTGTTCTGATTTTCGACGAAGTCATGACCGGGTTTCGCCTGGGCAAAAGCGGCGCGCAGGGAATTTATGGCGTGCGGCCGGATCTTTCGGCTTTTGGGAAGGTGATCGGCGGCGGCTTGCCGGTGGGCGCGTTTGGCGGGAAGCGCGAAATCATGAAATGCCTGGCGCCTGATGGACCGGTGTATCAGGCCGGAACCTTGTCAGGGAATCCCTTGGCGATGGCGGCGGGCCTGGCCCAGTTGGAGGAACTGGAGCGTGTGGATGGATATCGCAAGCTGGAAGAAACGGGGGCGATGCTGGAGGAGGGGGTTCGGAATTTGCTGAAGCGCGCGGGGATCGAGAGCAGGTTTTACCGGATCGGATCGATGTTTTGCCTGTTTTTCACGGGGAGGGAAGTCCGGAACCTGGAGGATGCGAAGACTTCGGATTTGGAAAAGTTCAAACGGTATTTCCACGCGATGTTGGAGGGCGGGGTTTACATGCCGCCCTCGCAATTTGAGACCTGCTTTATTTCATTGGCGCATGGGGAGAAGGAAATTGAAAAAACCTTGGAAGTGATGAAGAAGGGTTTGGTTTAA
- the rph gene encoding ribonuclease PH, protein MKKIKRPDGRKLNQLRPLQCQWDIAPNSLASVLMRCGQTQVLCAVSVEESVPRWMQSQGVSGGWLTAEYSMLPYSTPERKQRDISKGKIDGRSQEIQRLIGRSLRAVVDLEKLGPRSLWVDCDVLAADGGTRTTSITGAYLAIKLAVERLKKKGLLKTNPLVSPVAATSVGIYQGTVVTDLCYLEDRDAAVDMNIVMTGEGRFVEVQASGEETTYSRSELDAMLRAAATALKDIFQFQKRAWSKRPK, encoded by the coding sequence ATGAAAAAAATCAAACGCCCCGACGGACGCAAACTCAACCAACTTCGACCCCTGCAATGCCAGTGGGACATCGCCCCCAATTCACTCGCCTCCGTGCTCATGCGCTGCGGCCAGACCCAGGTGCTCTGCGCCGTCAGCGTCGAGGAATCGGTCCCGCGCTGGATGCAGTCCCAGGGCGTCAGCGGCGGCTGGCTCACCGCCGAGTATTCCATGCTCCCCTACTCCACGCCTGAGCGCAAACAGCGCGACATCAGCAAGGGCAAGATCGACGGTCGCAGCCAGGAAATCCAGCGCCTCATCGGGCGTTCCCTCCGGGCGGTTGTGGATTTGGAAAAGCTGGGACCCAGGAGCCTCTGGGTGGATTGCGACGTGCTGGCCGCCGACGGCGGTACCCGCACCACATCCATCACAGGCGCCTATCTGGCCATCAAGCTGGCGGTCGAACGCCTGAAAAAGAAAGGCCTGCTGAAAACAAATCCGCTCGTCTCTCCCGTCGCCGCCACCAGCGTCGGAATTTATCAGGGAACCGTGGTCACCGATCTTTGTTATCTCGAAGACCGGGATGCGGCGGTGGACATGAATATCGTCATGACCGGCGAGGGTCGTTTTGTCGAAGTCCAGGCCAGTGGCGAGGAAACAACCTACAGCCGCTCGGAACTCGACGCCATGCTGCGCGCCGCAGCCACGGCGTTGAAAGATATTTTTCAGTTCCAGAAGCGGGCCTGGTCCAAGCGTCCGAAATAG
- a CDS encoding polysaccharide deacetylase family protein produces MTYRLKTGVEPRMDTDKHGWIRIWKLQGLLPTAVLFLLPLLPVFGAEKKAASDPLAAPYLEPELLSVQHSLYPEALWQGQTKEKVVALSFDDGPSRYTPALLDVLKRKHVSATFFVLANRAARFPETVRREQQEGHRIGLHGRTHASLHGMPDAEIVSNLQQAENSVREILGPQNSPSLWYFRAPFLDVSHRIIRTAESCHTRVVMCTIMPGEQLLWPNGWRELPGKTTKRVLRDIGPGGIICLHDGQDLGLHDGVEDCPYAARNASEIIDALRERGYKFVTIDKLDKR; encoded by the coding sequence ATGACTTACAGACTTAAAACTGGAGTCGAACCACGGATGGACACGGATAAACACGGATGGATTCGCATTTGGAAGCTGCAAGGATTGCTCCCAACCGCAGTTCTGTTTCTTCTGCCACTTCTGCCCGTTTTTGGAGCGGAGAAAAAAGCCGCGTCCGATCCGTTGGCTGCTCCGTATTTGGAGCCTGAGCTTCTAAGCGTCCAGCACAGCCTTTATCCGGAAGCGCTTTGGCAGGGTCAGACAAAGGAAAAGGTCGTCGCGTTGAGTTTTGATGACGGCCCCAGCCGCTACACGCCGGCCTTGCTGGATGTGTTGAAACGCAAGCATGTGAGCGCCACATTTTTTGTACTCGCCAACCGCGCCGCGCGCTTCCCCGAAACCGTTCGCCGTGAGCAGCAGGAAGGCCATCGGATCGGCTTGCATGGAAGGACCCACGCGTCGCTTCACGGAATGCCTGACGCGGAAATCGTCTCCAACCTTCAACAGGCCGAAAATTCCGTGCGGGAAATTCTCGGCCCGCAAAACAGCCCGTCCCTCTGGTATTTCCGTGCTCCGTTCCTGGATGTCAGCCATCGCATCATCCGGACAGCGGAATCCTGCCATACGCGGGTCGTCATGTGTACAATCATGCCCGGCGAGCAATTGCTGTGGCCCAACGGCTGGCGGGAGTTGCCCGGAAAGACCACGAAACGCGTATTGCGCGATATCGGACCCGGAGGAATCATCTGCCTGCATGACGGGCAGGATCTGGGGCTGCATGACGGAGTCGAGGACTGCCCCTATGCCGCGCGAAACGCCTCGGAAATCATCGACGCCCTGCGCGAACGCGGCTATAAATTTGTCACCATTGATAAGTTGGATAAAAGGTAA
- a CDS encoding fatty acid--CoA ligase family protein: MLWQCWLKTVSRMREKPALIHAPDGEILSFAQLHENAELLAERLRSARGTCMAFALPNSFHWIELFLAAQKSGVTALALDASTPGRTHAGLAGKLGASFLWKQDRLTRLKTARTKTHAAYYKLTSGSTGLPKVIPCSATNLEADATQVVRTMKIRPADRNLGLIPFGHSYGLGNLVLPLIVQGTPIVLAESYLPGQIPDWIHKHQITVFPSVPAVFRILSQLPGKHSLPPLRSAISAGAPLSPETAKAFQHRFKLKLHNFYGSSETGGICYDSFGSASLTGRSVGKPLAGVKIKILKNGQLQISSRAVATPSHKFTVQDLGKWNRRGEIVLSGRLQKAANIGGKKIQPGEIESILRSMPGVRDAWATVLHSGGRDYLAAAAETTKSKRAIHALLVRQLPAWKLPKRLAVLPAFPRNARGKIDATQLLKITFPAAD; this comes from the coding sequence ATGCTCTGGCAATGCTGGCTCAAAACCGTTTCGCGCATGAGGGAAAAACCGGCGCTCATTCACGCGCCCGACGGAGAGATTCTGTCATTCGCCCAACTCCACGAAAATGCGGAATTGCTGGCGGAGCGCCTGAGATCCGCCCGTGGAACCTGCATGGCCTTTGCCCTCCCGAACAGCTTTCATTGGATCGAATTGTTCCTGGCCGCGCAAAAATCGGGCGTCACAGCGCTCGCGTTGGATGCTTCCACCCCCGGCAGGACCCATGCGGGATTGGCGGGCAAGCTCGGCGCTTCCTTCCTCTGGAAACAAGACCGGCTCACCCGCCTAAAGACGGCACGTACAAAAACCCATGCCGCCTATTATAAACTGACTTCGGGCAGCACCGGCCTGCCCAAGGTCATTCCCTGTTCGGCGACAAACCTGGAAGCCGACGCAACCCAGGTCGTCCGCACGATGAAGATCCGTCCTGCGGACCGTAATCTTGGACTGATTCCCTTCGGGCACTCCTATGGTCTGGGAAACCTGGTACTTCCGCTCATCGTTCAGGGAACTCCAATTGTGCTGGCCGAATCCTATTTGCCGGGACAAATTCCGGATTGGATCCACAAGCATCAGATCACGGTTTTTCCTTCGGTCCCGGCTGTGTTCCGCATTCTCAGCCAGTTGCCCGGGAAACACAGCCTGCCTCCGCTGCGCAGCGCGATCTCCGCCGGGGCTCCGTTGAGTCCGGAAACGGCCAAGGCGTTCCAGCACCGGTTCAAACTTAAACTCCACAATTTTTACGGCTCCTCGGAAACCGGAGGCATCTGCTACGACAGTTTTGGCAGCGCCTCACTGACAGGGCGCTCGGTTGGCAAACCGCTTGCGGGCGTAAAAATCAAAATCCTGAAAAATGGACAGCTTCAAATTTCAAGCCGGGCCGTCGCCACGCCTTCGCACAAGTTCACCGTGCAGGATCTGGGAAAATGGAACCGTCGCGGCGAAATCGTATTGTCAGGCCGCTTGCAAAAGGCGGCGAACATTGGCGGCAAAAAAATCCAGCCGGGCGAGATTGAATCCATACTCAGAAGCATGCCCGGGGTCCGTGATGCCTGGGCCACGGTCCTGCATTCCGGCGGGCGGGATTATCTGGCTGCCGCCGCTGAGACAACCAAGTCCAAACGCGCAATTCATGCGCTGCTGGTCCGGCAACTGCCCGCCTGGAAACTGCCCAAACGGCTGGCTGTGCTGCCTGCTTTTCCGCGCAATGCGCGCGGGAAGATCGATGCCACCCAGTTGTTGAAAATCACATTCCCAGCCGCAGATTAA
- a CDS encoding FabA/FabZ family ACP-dehydratase, which yields MKQPLTPHGPGFSFIDEIVETREGNFIHARKWLDPELAFFRDHFPGEPLMPGVLLIECAAQAAGALWGSIHKHAQPKRYALAQVLQFKLQQPALPGETLDIEVTLEKDFGALAQFAAQLKAGEKPVAQGKIVLSQTKNQ from the coding sequence ATGAAACAACCCCTGACACCCCACGGCCCCGGATTTTCGTTCATCGATGAAATTGTCGAGACCCGCGAGGGCAATTTCATTCATGCCCGGAAATGGCTGGACCCCGAGCTGGCTTTTTTTCGCGATCATTTCCCCGGAGAACCGCTGATGCCCGGGGTGCTGTTGATCGAATGCGCGGCGCAGGCAGCGGGAGCGTTGTGGGGCTCCATTCATAAACACGCACAACCGAAGCGTTATGCATTGGCGCAGGTGCTGCAGTTCAAGCTTCAGCAGCCGGCGCTGCCGGGTGAGACTCTCGACATCGAGGTTACCCTGGAAAAGGATTTCGGGGCCCTGGCGCAGTTTGCGGCGCAGTTGAAGGCGGGAGAAAAACCCGTGGCCCAGGGGAAAATTGTTTTGAGCCAGACCAAAAATCAATAA
- a CDS encoding lysophospholipid acyltransferase family protein produces MISKADPQAPGTDHISRRFYSVRWFSLADIAARWIPRFVMRPVLGAFGYLYALTHPAKVAVVRKNLSLLGPEPVSFHEACCVYNEFGRVLADYFYAGTRSHDTTLALISERLGREHLKNAKKEGKGAIILTAHLGFFELGSFLGIELGFPRVALTQAEPSPELTRWRADYRARWGVETIEIGKDQFSFLQVLDELKQGKFVASLFDRPNPNLSTPVSAPNGRVFCTGGVFLLARMAECPVVLVTTVVKPDGTYRAEAHPPFFVKSMASREETIRHYSQLSMDMLLPTLQKYRRQWFQFVPLSEAGKG; encoded by the coding sequence ATGATTTCAAAAGCCGACCCTCAGGCTCCGGGGACGGATCATATTTCGCGTCGCTTCTATTCCGTGCGCTGGTTTTCCCTGGCGGATATTGCCGCCCGTTGGATTCCCCGGTTTGTGATGCGCCCGGTCTTGGGTGCGTTCGGCTATTTGTACGCGCTGACGCATCCGGCAAAAGTTGCGGTGGTGCGGAAAAATCTTTCGTTGCTGGGTCCGGAGCCTGTTTCATTCCACGAAGCCTGCTGTGTTTATAACGAATTTGGACGGGTCCTGGCGGATTATTTTTACGCGGGGACAAGGTCCCATGACACAACACTTGCGCTCATCAGCGAACGACTGGGCCGCGAGCATCTGAAAAATGCCAAGAAGGAGGGCAAGGGCGCCATTATTTTGACGGCCCATCTCGGTTTTTTTGAACTCGGCAGCTTTTTGGGGATTGAACTTGGATTTCCCAGGGTTGCGCTCACCCAGGCGGAACCCTCCCCGGAACTTACGCGATGGCGGGCGGACTATCGCGCGCGCTGGGGGGTTGAAACGATCGAGATCGGGAAGGACCAGTTTTCATTCCTGCAGGTGCTGGACGAATTGAAGCAGGGAAAATTTGTCGCGTCCCTGTTTGACCGTCCGAATCCCAATTTGTCCACCCCGGTTTCGGCGCCCAACGGCCGGGTTTTCTGTACGGGCGGGGTTTTTCTGCTCGCGCGAATGGCGGAATGTCCGGTGGTGCTGGTCACGACCGTGGTCAAGCCTGATGGAACCTATCGCGCGGAAGCGCATCCCCCGTTCTTTGTCAAGTCGATGGCGTCACGCGAGGAAACGATCCGCCACTACAGCCAGTTGAGCATGGACATGCTTTTGCCCACGCTCCAAAAATACCGCCGCCAATGGTTCCAGTTCGTGCCCTTGTCGGAAGCCGGGAAAGGTTGA
- a CDS encoding NAD(P)/FAD-dependent oxidoreductase — protein MNRYDAIIIGGGPGGSTTGTFLAKAGKKVLILEREHFPRFHVGESLIPYINDVLIDSGVWDKVASAGFMVKPGAEFTLGNSQGIRRFWFGRNLAPRYAETFQVERARFDKILFEHACECGCEGRQGARVHTVEVTGDGVSVEYETGAEKMRAEAKWIIDASGRDAFLGKAMNLPKTDLGLPRKFATFAHFHNVRRNEGKAEGNITIVRLEQGWFWIIPLDKEKTSVGLVQTLDQHRKSGLKPGERFEQVVAGSTELLFRMKGAQRVSDFYHAGDYTYRHLTAAGPRWILVGDAAGFIDPIFSSGVMLSLKSGRLAAREILKAERRGGALSAGQQRWYTGRIRQMTNVFLNMIKMFYDNDAFEVFMNPAASQELIGAVNNLVGGNTDLGWRLRWRVWVFYMFCRLQKKWQMVPRLNFDDKAAA, from the coding sequence TTGAACCGATACGATGCCATCATCATTGGTGGGGGCCCGGGAGGCAGCACCACCGGAACCTTTCTGGCAAAGGCCGGAAAGAAGGTGCTGATTTTGGAACGCGAACACTTTCCCCGTTTTCATGTGGGCGAGTCCCTGATCCCGTATATCAATGACGTGTTGATCGACAGCGGCGTGTGGGACAAGGTCGCCTCGGCCGGTTTTATGGTGAAACCGGGGGCGGAATTCACGCTGGGCAACTCGCAGGGAATCCGGCGCTTCTGGTTTGGCCGTAATCTGGCGCCTCGCTATGCGGAAACATTCCAGGTTGAGCGCGCCCGTTTCGATAAAATCCTTTTCGAGCACGCCTGCGAGTGCGGATGCGAAGGCCGCCAGGGCGCGCGCGTGCATACGGTCGAGGTGACCGGCGACGGGGTGTCGGTCGAATATGAAACAGGCGCGGAGAAAATGCGCGCGGAGGCGAAGTGGATCATTGATGCGAGCGGGCGGGACGCTTTTTTGGGCAAGGCCATGAACCTGCCGAAGACCGATCTGGGCTTGCCGAGGAAATTCGCCACGTTTGCGCACTTCCACAATGTCAGGCGCAATGAAGGAAAGGCTGAGGGCAACATCACGATTGTGCGCCTGGAACAAGGATGGTTTTGGATCATCCCGCTGGACAAGGAAAAAACCTCGGTGGGACTGGTTCAAACGTTGGACCAGCACCGCAAGAGCGGACTCAAACCGGGCGAACGGTTCGAGCAGGTGGTGGCCGGGAGCACGGAACTGCTTTTCCGCATGAAGGGTGCGCAGCGAGTGAGTGATTTTTATCACGCAGGCGATTACACCTACCGGCACCTGACGGCGGCAGGGCCGCGCTGGATCCTCGTGGGGGATGCGGCGGGATTCATCGACCCGATATTTTCGTCGGGCGTGATGTTGTCGTTGAAATCAGGCCGGCTTGCGGCGCGGGAAATTTTGAAAGCCGAACGCCGGGGCGGTGCTTTGAGCGCCGGCCAACAGCGGTGGTACACGGGCCGCATCCGGCAAATGACAAATGTTTTCCTGAACATGATCAAAATGTTTTATGACAACGATGCGTTTGAAGTCTTCATGAATCCCGCGGCATCGCAGGAGCTTATCGGCGCGGTGAACAACCTGGTGGGGGGCAATACCGACTTGGGCTGGCGCCTCCGCTGGAGAGTCTGGGTGTTTTACATGTTCTGCCGCCTGCAAAAAAAATGGCAGATGGTGCCGCGCCTGAATTTTGACGACAAGGCTGCAGCGTGA
- a CDS encoding phosphopantetheine-binding protein, with the protein MPNVTLDQLRKLLVENCMLQVPPDEINEDTPLFGPDSLGLDSIDALQLTVAIEKEFGVPIRDPKVARQILGSLGSLREWLLRQEPKSA; encoded by the coding sequence ATGCCCAATGTGACTTTGGATCAATTACGGAAGCTTTTGGTGGAGAACTGCATGTTGCAGGTTCCGCCGGACGAAATTAATGAAGATACGCCCTTGTTCGGGCCCGACAGCCTTGGCTTGGATTCGATCGACGCGCTGCAATTGACCGTCGCCATTGAAAAAGAGTTTGGCGTCCCGATCCGGGACCCGAAGGTTGCCCGGCAGATACTGGGATCGCTGGGTTCGTTGAGAGAATGGCTTTTACGCCAGGAACCGAAATCCGCTTGA
- a CDS encoding beta-ketoacyl synthase N-terminal-like domain-containing protein, whose product MKQEVPMLFVCGTGAVSPAGIGVDCLLRKDPWPRSSLGLITVPDEIYPVFQVGKTNEALKKWQREPRLRRASPISLYLAEAAAQALEPIRPFDPNRIGIVAAYSTGSLVYTQRFYFDIVRKGQGAASPALFPETVYNSPTSHLANLFGISGPCYSIVGDESAWVEAFRVADVWLQEGDLDHVLVVGAEEVDSAIMETYAAARWLRGGSGFIPSEGAGAVLLGRTAGDKKRIGAYPESHSYRGRKSALQAAQNLIQGFDPKSPVFGTGQGSWIERIEEDLIDARKNLNEFPYCGQAFTASAAWHTIRALSLLEKVAAIDLPIWGLNQAFSGLRLKGS is encoded by the coding sequence ATGAAACAGGAAGTTCCCATGCTTTTTGTCTGCGGAACCGGCGCGGTATCCCCCGCAGGCATCGGCGTGGACTGCCTCTTGCGAAAGGATCCCTGGCCCCGGAGCAGCCTGGGCCTGATTACAGTGCCGGACGAAATTTACCCGGTGTTTCAAGTTGGCAAGACGAATGAGGCGTTGAAAAAATGGCAGCGCGAACCGCGGTTGCGTCGCGCGAGTCCGATCTCGCTGTATCTCGCCGAAGCTGCCGCGCAGGCGCTTGAACCCATCCGTCCCTTTGATCCTAACAGGATCGGCATCGTCGCCGCGTACTCGACCGGAAGCCTGGTTTACACACAGCGCTTTTATTTCGACATCGTGCGGAAGGGCCAGGGCGCGGCCAGTCCGGCGCTGTTTCCGGAAACGGTTTACAATTCCCCCACCAGCCATCTGGCGAATTTGTTTGGCATTTCAGGGCCTTGTTATTCGATTGTGGGCGATGAATCCGCCTGGGTGGAGGCCTTCCGCGTGGCGGATGTCTGGCTGCAGGAGGGTGACTTGGATCATGTTTTGGTTGTCGGCGCGGAGGAAGTCGATTCTGCAATCATGGAGACGTACGCCGCAGCCCGCTGGTTGCGGGGTGGAAGCGGATTTATTCCGTCGGAAGGCGCGGGCGCCGTGCTGCTCGGGCGTACTGCCGGGGATAAAAAGCGGATCGGGGCTTATCCCGAAAGCCATTCCTACCGCGGCCGTAAGTCGGCACTCCAAGCGGCTCAAAATCTGATTCAGGGCTTTGATCCAAAGTCGCCAGTTTTCGGCACCGGGCAGGGTTCATGGATTGAGCGCATTGAAGAGGACTTGATTGATGCCCGGAAGAATTTGAATGAATTTCCCTACTGCGGGCAGGCCTTCACCGCTTCCGCGGCCTGGCATACAATCCGGGCCTTATCCCTGCTTGAAAAGGTTGCCGCCATCGACCTGCCGATTTGGGGTTTGAACCAGGCCTTTTCGGGCCTGAGATTGAAAGGGTCTTAA
- a CDS encoding beta-ketoacyl-[acyl-carrier-protein] synthase family protein, with the protein MNPAKRKVVVTGLGLLTPLGPDVQGSWERLCAGNDARRPVTLFDVSGCRCREGAQVELPGAFPARAPKPRRLTRASMLAISAVREALADAGLLRQDGSSLEPRLVLSVSTTAGAMSNAETFLRHSLAGTKKGLLGPIARYQPQQQILDLQETFGFRGPATIIANACASGANALGHAADLIRNGRADCVLAGGYEALTELVYAGFDSLQALSPDCCRPFDLNRNGLMLGEGAGFVVLESEERARQRGVRHYCELSGYGQATDLHHLTQPSPGGEALIRVMEQAVKRSGIDRREISYVNAHGTATPMNDGAEAAAYVSFFGEGFKRLKISSTKAAIGHTLGAAGAVEAVFAIQVLRTGQLPPQLHTREAIPEMRPVLPAQGDVLQSPRHAMSVNLGFGGSNAALIFSKL; encoded by the coding sequence ATGAACCCGGCCAAACGAAAAGTGGTGGTGACGGGCCTGGGGCTTCTGACTCCACTGGGGCCCGATGTGCAGGGAAGTTGGGAACGGCTCTGCGCGGGCAATGATGCGCGGCGGCCTGTCACGTTGTTTGATGTGTCCGGATGCCGCTGCCGCGAAGGGGCGCAAGTCGAACTGCCCGGAGCATTTCCGGCCCGGGCTCCCAAGCCGCGCCGCCTGACCCGCGCTTCCATGCTGGCGATCTCTGCGGTCCGGGAAGCCCTGGCGGACGCCGGTTTGTTAAGGCAGGACGGCTCCAGCCTGGAACCGCGTCTGGTCTTGTCCGTGAGCACCACGGCAGGCGCCATGTCGAATGCCGAAACTTTTTTGCGCCACTCGCTGGCGGGAACAAAAAAGGGGTTGCTGGGCCCGATAGCCCGTTACCAGCCGCAACAACAGATTTTGGACCTGCAGGAGACATTCGGTTTTCGCGGCCCGGCAACGATCATTGCCAATGCCTGCGCCAGCGGGGCCAACGCGCTCGGGCATGCGGCCGATTTGATACGCAACGGACGGGCGGATTGCGTCCTGGCGGGCGGATATGAAGCCCTGACGGAGCTGGTGTATGCGGGGTTTGACAGCCTGCAGGCTCTTTCCCCGGACTGTTGCAGGCCTTTCGACCTGAACCGCAACGGCTTGATGCTGGGGGAAGGCGCAGGGTTCGTGGTTCTGGAATCGGAGGAAAGAGCGCGCCAGAGAGGAGTCAGGCACTACTGCGAGCTTTCCGGTTATGGCCAGGCCACCGATTTGCATCACCTGACCCAGCCATCGCCCGGCGGCGAAGCCTTGATCCGGGTCATGGAGCAGGCGGTGAAACGTTCGGGAATCGACCGGCGCGAAATTTCCTATGTCAACGCGCACGGGACCGCGACTCCAATGAACGACGGCGCGGAGGCGGCGGCTTATGTTTCATTTTTCGGGGAAGGATTCAAGCGCTTGAAAATCAGTTCCACCAAAGCGGCCATCGGACATACGCTGGGCGCCGCGGGTGCGGTTGAGGCAGTGTTTGCCATTCAAGTGTTGCGGACCGGGCAGCTCCCGCCTCAGCTTCACACGCGGGAGGCGATCCCGGAGATGCGGCCCGTTCTGCCGGCTCAGGGTGATGTGCTTCAGAGCCCGCGCCATGCCATGAGCGTAAATCTGGGTTTTGGCGGTTCGAATGCGGCGTTGATTTTTTCAAAATTATGA